Within the Bacillus pumilus genome, the region AAATTTAAGTTCATCGTATACATCTTCTATTCTCGTTTGAAACGCTTTTCTCTCCCGCTTTACGCGGATGTAGCCATGTAACAGGCTGATTAATATCATGAAATAAAAAAGAGGGTGGATTAAAAACAGACCGACCGCTTTTAATCCAGCTCCCATCCACTCCGAGCTCATTATCGTTCACCGCCCAAGTCAAGCATTTTCTCTTATTCTATCAAATAAATCGATGCTTGACACCAGGTTTATTTCTCCTGATTCATCCAAAGTGTGACATTCGACAGTGAAAAATCTTTTAAGTAGTGATTGACATCTACATCTAGTATGCCGCCAAGCAGCTGCATCGATCTCTTGATGTCGGTTAAGTTTATACCAAGTCTCTTATGATTATCCATTAAATAATTGAAGTATATCTCAGCACAGTCTTCATCGATTTCGTCGACTGATTCTACCGTTGTGTAATTGACCAAGTACCTGCTTAACAGCATGAGCAGACTTAATGCCTTTGTAGCGGAAAACGTCACATCTTTCGTACGACTCTTAAGCTCCTCTACCAACTCGTAATATTTTTTCTCTCTCACAATACTTGCCCTTTTCAATTGTGTACCCCCATTTACTAGTTCTTTTAAGAAAAGCGCAAACCTCGGTACAGCTCAATGCTCAAGCTGAATATCCGCAAAAAATAAAATATTTAAAATGAGTGCTACTTTATATTGTAAGAATTATTTATGTAACATACAACTTTCAAAAGTTTCATTTTCATGACATGTTTAAATCAACAGAAAGTCTCTTATATAAATATGTTATCGGGTAAAATCGAAGGAATGTTATGTTTTTTGTAAAATAAATGAATATATTTCTCGATATAATTTATTTTTAAGAAGAAACTATTACATGTTTGTGACACTTATGAACCAAAAAAAGAGGCATTTATTCGCCTCTTTATTTTTTAAGATATAGTGCTTTTAGTGCAGTTTGCAGTTGAAGATCATTTTTTTCATAGGATTTCACTTCATCCACCATTTTGTTCATCATTTTCGCTGTCTTCAGGTCAATTACACCTGATTTATCGAGATTGTATGTGCTTTGGAAGGCTAATACCGCCTTTTTCGTTTCTTCATCAAAGTAGCCGTCTACTCTGCCGGGGTCGAATGACAATCCCTTTAATAGCGTCTGTGCTTGTCTCACTTCTTCATTGTTCATATCAAGCTGAAGAGGTTCTTTCAGTTGAAGCGGTCCTACAGTAAAGTAATCTGGCTGATGAATTGCAATCGTTGGTACGACACCTTTTTTGTGAATCCAATTTCCTTTTGGCGTGAGCCATTTATACAGCGTTAATTTAATGTTACTGCCGTCACCCATTGGAACCGCCTGCTGCACAGTGCCTTTCCCGAATGAGACATCACCGACGACTTCATATTTTCCGGCTTCTTTCATCGCACCAGCTAGTATTTCAGAAGCGGATGCACTCCCTTTATCAATTAAGACATTAACTGGGTAAGGTTTCTGTTCCTTCCGCTTTGAAAAATATCGTTTCCTGTCGCCGTTCCGCTCTGCAATTTGAATATAAGGTTGATCTTTTGTAATAAAGTGCTTCAAAATATCTTCTACACTTTGCAGATAGCCGCCAGGGTTTCCTCTTACATCAAGCACAAGACCTTCTATGCCCTTTTTCTCGAGTTGTTTCAGGCTTGACGTGAAATCCTTCGCAGTATCTTCTGAAAAGCTTGAGATCGCGATATAGCCTGTTTTATGTCCATTTACCTCTTTCACAGAGGAAGTCACGGTTTCAAGTGGGATTTCTTCTCGTTTGATTTGGAATGTTAACTCTTTTTCAATCCCATTTCGTCTGATTTTCAGAGCGACGGATGTTCCTTTTTTCCCTCTAATTTTCAGTACAGCATCATTTAAGCTTTTTTCTTTCATCGACTCACCATCAATGCTGATGATTTCATCTTTCGGCTTTAGACCTGCTTTTGCTGCAGGAGATTTTTTAAAGGCAGAGACGATAATGATTTTTCCTTCATCCATCCCTACTTCTGCCCCAATTCCCTCAAAAGAAGAATCAAGCGAATCAGAAAATTGCTTGGCGGTTTGCTTGTCCATGTATACTGAATACGGATCATTTAAAGTTGAAAGCATTCCTTGAATGGCGCCTTCCAGCAGCTTTTGGCGATCCACTTCCTCTACATATTCATTCGAAATAAGGTCATAGGCTTTCTCGATTTTCTCCATCCCATTCTCTTTCGCCTTATCACTTGATTGAGCTTGTCCAGCCACTGCAACAGCTGCTTGCGGAGACTCCGCATGAGTTCCCTCTTTATGCGTCATCACCCCTGCACTAATTAGTAGAACGACACTTGCCATAATAGATGCAATTTGTTTTTTCATATTTGGCCTCCTTCTTCAACTCTTCCTGATGACCTGAGTTATTATATGCCAGAAGAAGGGATTTCATGTAAAGACATTCTGCCGCGAAGGCTTGACTAATTATTTTATTAGGTGTAATTTTTATTTTGTTATGATCGAGAAGGAGTCTTCGCTATGTATATTATATTGACGATGCTATTATTAGGAATTTTATTAGGTTTTGTAGGAGCAGGCGGAGCTGGTTTTGTCATTGCTTTGCTTACGTTAATTTTTGATATCCCTATCCATACCGCACTTGGGACGTCTTTAGCCGCAATGGCATTTACGACGTTATCTGGTGCATACAGTCACTACCGGGAAGGGAATATTCAGCTGAAATCTGGTTTGATCGTTGGAGCTTTGGCTTGCGTGGCTTCCTTTGCAGGAGCTAAGATTGCTCCTTTTATTCCAGAAGGAAATCTGCACTATTTAACAGCTGGCATGCTCTTTTTATCCGCTGTGTTTATGATGATCAAATTATTTGTTCTGAAGGAAGAAACTGAGCAGCAACCACTTTCTTCACGTCAGCTGCTCGTAAGGGGAATTATTTTAGGACTTGTATCCGGTTTGCTGTCAGGTATGTTTGGTATCGGGTCCGCACCATTTATCCAAGTAGGACTTTTGATTTTACTGAGACTATCCATTCGACAGGCAGTTGGCACAACGATGCTTGTCATTATTCCGATTTCCATCGGTGGTGGAATTGGATATATTACAGAGGGCTATGTTGATTTTATCTTGCTGATTCAAATTTTAATCGGAACAGTATTAGGCGCATATATTGGCGCAAAATTTACACGCCTTGCACCGAAGCTCTTATTGAAATCGGCTGTACTGTTAACACCTATTATTGCCGGTTTACTGCTGTTATTTTAATGTTATTTAGAATAAGAAAAGCCGATAACATGATGTTATCGGCTTTTTGTTTAGCGGATATATTGCGCTGGATTGACTGCATTTGATTTTGCGCCATTCCATAATCCTTTGTGAATTTCAAAATGGAGATGCTGACCATGAGACTGGCCTGTATTCCCCATATATCCTAGAAATTGTCCTTGCTCGACTCTCTGCCCTGTGGACACACTTCTTGTAGACAGGTGGGCATAAACCGTTTGATACGTCTGTCCATTGATATTATGTGTAATGAATATCACATTTCCGTAGCTTGATGAGTAGCTTGAGTTCGTGACTGTTCCAGATGCAGCTGCGACGACAGATACTGTACCTTTTGCTGCAATATCTAATCCGAAGTGGTTTCCGCCAGAACGTCCACCAAAGCCAGATGAGAATCTGCCAGCAGCTGGTTTAATAAAGCCAGAGCTGCTGGCTGGTGTATCAGATACTTGATCTGATCCGCCACTTTGAGGTGCAGGTGCACTTTTTTCAGCAGCTGCTTGTTCTGCTTTCTTCGCTTCTTCTTTTTGGCGGCGTGCTTCCTCAGACTTCACAGCCGCTTTTTGGTTTGTTAGAATTTCTTGCTCATTTTCAAGTTTGCCTAATTCTTCATGGGCATGGTTCTTTTTATCTGTTACATCCCCTAAGATTTTCTCTTTTTCTTTTTGCTGTTTAGACAAATCCTTTTTCAACTCTTCTAGCTCTTTCAGAGATGTTTCAAGTCCACTTAGCTGATTATTTAGCTCTGCTTCTTTTTGCTCCACCAGCTTTAAATCATTTTCATGTTCTGTAATCATGTCTTTGTCTGCTTCGACAATGGTTGTGACAGCTCCAACACGACCGACAAAATCACTAAAGCTGCGAGCACCCAGCAGCACATCTAAATAGTTGATCGTACCGCCGCTTTTTTGCATCGAACGAATTCGATCTTTGAAAATAGCTTTTCTTTTTTCAATTCGATCATTGATGACTTGAATGTCTTTTTTTAGTTTCTTGATCTCTTGTTTCGTTTGTTTGACTTCTTTTTCTTTTTCTGCAACTTTTTCAGTTGCTGCACTTACTTTGTGGTCAATCTTTTCAATTTCTTTTTTGAGCTTTGATTCTTTCTTTTCAAGCTTAGCCAGCTCTGATTTCTTTTTCTTCAAAGTTGATTCAGTCTTTGATGTTTTCTCTTCGATTTGTTGACGTTTTTGATCTAGGTCTTCGTATGCGAATGCACGATTCTCGTTCCCTGGAATATATAGCCACGTTGTTCCAATAAACGCTGCCATTCCAGCCATCATCAGCTTTCTTTTCAAAACGATATTCCCCTCCTATGACAACTATCGACATGAAGAGTCGACCGGATGAATCGGTTCAACCGGTCACACCTTCTATCTAATTCTCGAGTGCTGCCATCAAAAATAGATTTATACTTTTAAGAATTTACGGATGGACGTCAAACTTCCCCATACACCAATGATTGCACCGATCAAAAGAAGGACCAGTGACACTTGATAAACAAACGGGTTATATGGAAGCATGGAAATAAATGAGCCTTGTACTCTCGGTGCCACCCAGCCCACTGCATATTGATATGTGCCAAGCAGAAGTGCAATCGGTATAATGGAACCAAATACACCAAGCAGTAATCCTTCAATAAAGAACGGCCAGCGGATAAACCAGTTCGTTGCACCTACAAGCTTCATAATCTCGATTTCTTTACGTCTAGCAAAAATGGTAATTTTGATCGTATTTGAGATCAAGAACATGGCTGTAAATAAAAGCCCAATGATGAGCGCAATCCCTACATTTCGCGCCACTCCGACCACATTAAAGAGTCGGCTGACTTCTTCTTTACCGTAGGTTACTTTATACGTACCTTTTAGGTTTTCTAATTTTTTCGCTACTTTTGGTGTATCGTGTGGATCTGAAGTTTTCACAATAAACGCATCGTTTAATGGGTTTTCTTGATCAACAAGTCCCATGGATTGTCCATTTTCACCAAAGCTTTTAATCAGTGCTTTGAGCTCATCATCCTTGGATGAGTATTTCACATCACTGATTTCAGGAATCTTCTCAATTTCTGCTTTTAATTCATCCTGCTGCTTTTGATTCGCGGTTAAATCGATCAGAACTTTTACTTCTACTTCTTTCTCAGCGTTCGATGCCATGTTATTCAAGTTGAGCATAATGACAAGAAAAACCCCAACTAAAATCAATGTGACAGTGACCGCACTAATTGATGCAAATGTCATCCACGTGTTTCTTCCAAGTGAACGGAAGCTCTCACGTAAATGCCGCGAGAGAGTTTTAATCATAAATGCCGTACTCCCCTCTTGCTTCGTCACGCACAATCATTCCATCTTCGATTGCGATGACGCGTTTCTTCATGCTGTTTACAATCTCTTTGTTATGTGTTGCCATGACGACTGTTGTTCCTCGGTTATTAATCTCTTCGAGTGTCTTCATGATTTCCCAAGATGTGTCTGGATCAAGGTTTCCTGTCGGCTCGTCCGCTATGACTACCTCAGGACTATTCACGATCGAGCGAGCGATCGATACACGCTGCTGCTCACCGCCAGAGAGCTGGTCAGGAAATTGTCGTGCTTTGTGCTTGAGTTGTACCAAATCAAGTACATCCAGCACCTTTTTCTTAATGATTTGAGGCTGTTCCCCAATGACTTCAA harbors:
- a CDS encoding swarming motility protein SwrAA — its product is MKRASIVREKKYYELVEELKSRTKDVTFSATKALSLLMLLSRYLVNYTTVESVDEIDEDCAEIYFNYLMDNHKRLGINLTDIKRSMQLLGGILDVDVNHYLKDFSLSNVTLWMNQEK
- a CDS encoding S41 family peptidase, producing MKKQIASIMASVVLLISAGVMTHKEGTHAESPQAAVAVAGQAQSSDKAKENGMEKIEKAYDLISNEYVEEVDRQKLLEGAIQGMLSTLNDPYSVYMDKQTAKQFSDSLDSSFEGIGAEVGMDEGKIIIVSAFKKSPAAKAGLKPKDEIISIDGESMKEKSLNDAVLKIRGKKGTSVALKIRRNGIEKELTFQIKREEIPLETVTSSVKEVNGHKTGYIAISSFSEDTAKDFTSSLKQLEKKGIEGLVLDVRGNPGGYLQSVEDILKHFITKDQPYIQIAERNGDRKRYFSKRKEQKPYPVNVLIDKGSASASEILAGAMKEAGKYEVVGDVSFGKGTVQQAVPMGDGSNIKLTLYKWLTPKGNWIHKKGVVPTIAIHQPDYFTVGPLQLKEPLQLDMNNEEVRQAQTLLKGLSFDPGRVDGYFDEETKKAVLAFQSTYNLDKSGVIDLKTAKMMNKMVDEVKSYEKNDLQLQTALKALYLKK
- a CDS encoding sulfite exporter TauE/SafE family protein, coding for MYIILTMLLLGILLGFVGAGGAGFVIALLTLIFDIPIHTALGTSLAAMAFTTLSGAYSHYREGNIQLKSGLIVGALACVASFAGAKIAPFIPEGNLHYLTAGMLFLSAVFMMIKLFVLKEETEQQPLSSRQLLVRGIILGLVSGLLSGMFGIGSAPFIQVGLLILLRLSIRQAVGTTMLVIIPISIGGGIGYITEGYVDFILLIQILIGTVLGAYIGAKFTRLAPKLLLKSAVLLTPIIAGLLLLF
- a CDS encoding murein hydrolase activator EnvC family protein, giving the protein MKRKLMMAGMAAFIGTTWLYIPGNENRAFAYEDLDQKRQQIEEKTSKTESTLKKKKSELAKLEKKESKLKKEIEKIDHKVSAATEKVAEKEKEVKQTKQEIKKLKKDIQVINDRIEKRKAIFKDRIRSMQKSGGTINYLDVLLGARSFSDFVGRVGAVTTIVEADKDMITEHENDLKLVEQKEAELNNQLSGLETSLKELEELKKDLSKQQKEKEKILGDVTDKKNHAHEELGKLENEQEILTNQKAAVKSEEARRQKEEAKKAEQAAAEKSAPAPQSGGSDQVSDTPASSSGFIKPAAGRFSSGFGGRSGGNHFGLDIAAKGTVSVVAAASGTVTNSSYSSSYGNVIFITHNINGQTYQTVYAHLSTRSVSTGQRVEQGQFLGYMGNTGQSHGQHLHFEIHKGLWNGAKSNAVNPAQYIR
- the ftsX gene encoding permease-like cell division protein FtsX; this encodes MIKTLSRHLRESFRSLGRNTWMTFASISAVTVTLILVGVFLVIMLNLNNMASNAEKEVEVKVLIDLTANQKQQDELKAEIEKIPEISDVKYSSKDDELKALIKSFGENGQSMGLVDQENPLNDAFIVKTSDPHDTPKVAKKLENLKGTYKVTYGKEEVSRLFNVVGVARNVGIALIIGLLFTAMFLISNTIKITIFARRKEIEIMKLVGATNWFIRWPFFIEGLLLGVFGSIIPIALLLGTYQYAVGWVAPRVQGSFISMLPYNPFVYQVSLVLLLIGAIIGVWGSLTSIRKFLKV
- the ftsE gene encoding cell division ATP-binding protein FtsE, yielding MIEMKEVYKIYPNGVKAINGINVSIHPGEFVYVVGPSGAGKSTFIKMMYREEKPSKGKILINNKDLGSIKEKEIPYLRREIGVVFQDFKLLPTLTVFENVAFALEVIGEQPQIIKKKVLDVLDLVQLKHKARQFPDQLSGGEQQRVSIARSIVNSPEVVIADEPTGNLDPDTSWEIMKTLEEINNRGTTVVMATHNKEIVNSMKKRVIAIEDGMIVRDEARGEYGIYD